One Channa argus isolate prfri chromosome 17, Channa argus male v1.0, whole genome shotgun sequence genomic window, agtttgacttttatCTTGTCCACAGTTTTCTCCTAATTTGGTCTTCAGGGGAGTCTTATAAACATCTGGCTGCAGTGAAGAGGCTGCAGTTCTACAGCAGGGTAACCAGAGAAAAGACTTTGCTCAGCTTCTCCTCTTACTGCTGTGGACCTACACCCCCAACCATGGGTGACACTCTGATGGCCGAGTTTGGTAAGGCTGCTCCTTTCCTGAGGAAGTCTGAGAGGGAGCGTTTGGAAGCTCAGACCAGACCCTTTGACATCAAGACCCAATGTTTTGTAGTCGACAATAAGGAAGAATATGTGAAAGGGCAAATCCAGAGTAAAGACGGAGGGATGATGACTGTCAAGAAGGTGGATGGAACAGTAGTTACTGTTAAGGAGTCTGATGTTCACCCCCAGAACCCGCCCAAGTTTGATAAAATAGAAGACATGGCGATGTTCACTTTTCTCCATGAGCCTGCTGTGCTGTTTAATCTCAAAGAGCGCTATGCTGCCTGGATGATCTACACATACTCTGGGCTCTTCTGTGTCACTGTCAATCCCTACAAGTGGCTTCCTGTCTATGATGCTGAGGTGGTGGCAGCCTACAGGGGGAAGAAGAGAAGTGAGGCACCACCTCATATCTTCTCCATCTCTGATAATGCCTATCAGTACATGCTGACCGACAGAGAGAACCAGTCTGTCCTTATCACTGGAGAATCTGGAGCAGGAAAGACTGTCAACACCAAGAGGGTCATTCAGTACTTTGCCAGCATTGCTGCAGTTGGTGGTGGAGGCAAAAAAGACACCAGCAAGGGGACTCTGGAGGATCAAATCATCCAGGCAAACCCAGCGCTGGAGGCCTTTGGTAATGCCAAAACATTAAGGAACGACAACTCTTCTCGTTTCGGAAAATTCATTCGAATTCATTTTGGAACAAGTGGCAAATTGTCATCCGCTGACATCGAGACGTACCTGCTGGAGAAGTCACGGGTCACCTTTCAGCTGAAGGCTGAAAGGAATTACCACATCTTCTACCAGATTCTGTCCAAACAGAAACCAGAGCTGCTGGACATGCTGCTGATCACCAACAACCCATATGACTACTCTTATATCTCCCAAGGAGAGGTAACAGTTGCGTCCATCAACGATTCAGAGGAGCTGATGGCCACAGACAGCGCCTTTGACGTGCTGGGCTTCACTTCTGAGGAGAAGATGGGTGTCTATAAACTGACCGGTGCCATAATGCACTATGGCAACATGaagttcaaacaaaaacagcgtGAGGAGCAGGCTGAACCTGATGGCACAGAGGCTGCTGACAAATCTGCTTACTTAATGGGGCTGAACTCTGCAGACCTCATCAAAGGACTGTGCCACCCCAGAGTCAAGGTAGGCAATGAATATGTCACAAAAGGCCAAAGCGTGGACCAAGTCTACTACAGCATTGGTGCTCTGGCTAAGTCAGTGTACGAAAAGATGTTCAACTGGATGGTGGTGAGGATCAACCAATCCCTGGACACAAAACAACACCGTCAGTACTTCATTGGAGTGTTGGACATTGCTGGATTTGAGATCTTTGATTTCAACACATTTGAGCAGCTGTGCATCAACTACACTAATGAAAAACTGCAACAGTTTTTCAACCATCACATGTTCATTTTAGAGCAAGAAGAGTACAAAAAAGAAGGTATAGAGTGGGAGTTCATTGACTTTGGGATGGATTTACAAGCCTGTATTGACCTCATTGAGAAACCGCTTGGGATCCTTTCTATCCTGGAGGAAGAATGCATGTTTCCCAAAGCCAGTGACCAGACCTTCAAGTCCAAGCTCTATGATAATCACTTGGGCAAGAACAGGATGTTTGAGAAGCCAAGGGCAGCAAAAGGAAAATCAGAGGCTCATTTTGCCCTGGTTCACTATGCTGGCACAGTGGACTACAACATCAGTGGTTGGCTGGTCAAAAACAAAGACCCGTTAAATGAAACTGTTGCTGGTCTTTACCAGAAGTCATCTCTGAAGCTTCTTAGCCAGCTGTTTTCAACTTATAGTGGAGCAGATGGTGGTGACAAGGGAAGTGGCAAAGGAGCTAAGAAGAAAGGGTCCTCATTCCAGACAGTGTCTGCTCTTCACAGGGAAAATCTTAACAAGCTGATGACCAACCTAAAGACCACACATCCCCACTTTGTTCGATGTCTGATTCCTAATGAGAGAAAAACTCCAGGAgtcatggacaactgccttgtGATGCACCAACTGCGATGTAATGGTGTTTTGGAAGGCATCAGAATCTGCAGGAAGGGTTTCCCAAACAGGGTGCTGTATGGTGATTTCAAACAACGGTACAGGATTCTGAATGCTTCTGCCATTCCCGATGGACAGTTTATTGActgtaaaaaaagtgcagaaaAGCTACTGGGATCACTGGACATCGACCACACTCAGTATAAGTTTGGCCACACCAAAGTATTCTTTAAAGCTGGCCTGCTGGGAACTCTGGAGGAGATGCGAGATGAGCAACTCTCTCGAATCATCACCAGGATCCAGGCTAATGCTCGAGCACTCCTCATGAGGGAACAGTTTGCTAAGCTAGTGGAACGTAGAGATGCTCTGATGGTGATCCAATGGAACCTTCGCTCATTCCTGGGTGTCAAGAACTGGCCGTGGATGAAGCTCTTCTTCAAGATCAAACCCCTGCTAAAGAGTGCTGAGTCTGAGAAGGAGATGGCCAACATGAAGGATGAgttcaacaaaatgaaagaggCTCTGGAGAAATCAGAAGTAAGACGGAAGGAGCTAGAAGAGAAAATAGTTACTCTTCTCCAAGAGAAGAATGACCTGACGCTGCAAATTCAGTCTGAACAGGACACACTAACAGATGCTGAAGAACGGTGTGAACAGCTCATAAAGAGCAAGATTCAACTGGAGGCCAAGCTGAAAGAGATGACAGAAAGActggaagatgaagaggagctGAACGCAGATCTCACAGCTAAAAAACGCAAGCTTGAAGATGAGTGCTCAGAGCTGAAGAAAGATATAGACGATCTGGAGCTGACTTTAGCCAAggttgaaaaagagaaacatgcaACAGAGAATAAGGTAAAAAACTTGATGGAGGAAATGGCCTCCCAGGATGAGAACATCATGAAGCTGACCAAAGAGAAGAAGGCACTGCAGGAGGCTCACCAGCAGACACTGGATGATCTTCAGAGTGAAGAGGACAAAGCCAACAGTTTAACCAAAGCTAAAGCTAAGCTGGAGCAACAGGTTGACGATCTTGAGGGTTCACTGGAGCAGGAGAAGAAAGTCAGGATGGATCTTGAGCGTGCCAAGAGGAAGCTTGAAGGAGACCTGAAACTGATCCAGGAGGGACTGATGGACTTGGAAAATGATAAACAGCAGCTGgaggaaaagctaaaaaaagaAGACTTTGAGATCGCCCAGGTCAGTTCAAGACTAGAAGACGAGCAGGTGGCTTCAGTTCAGTTGCAGAAGAAACTGAAAGAACACCAAGCCAGAATTGAAGAGCTGGAAGAGGAGCTGGATGCCGAGCGTGCAGCCCGAGCCAAAGCTGAGAAGCAGCGCTGTGATCTTTCCCGTGAGCTGGAGGACATCAGTGAACGTCTGGAGGAAGCAGGTGGAGCAACATCAGCTCAGGTAGAGCtaaacaagaaaagagatgctGAGTTTCAGAAGCTGCGTAGAGAGTTGGAGGAATCAACCCTCCAACATGAAGCTACCGCTGCCACCCTCAGGAAGAAACATGCTGACAGCGTTGCAGAACTGGGTGAACAGATCGATAATTTGCAGCGGGTGAAGCAGAAactggaaaaggaaaagaatgagCTGAAACTGGAGCTGGATGACTTATGCTCTAACATGGAGAGTGTAGTGAAGGCCAAGTCGAACATTGAGAAAATGTGTCGTACAATGGAAGACAACATGAATGAGTACAAGACTAAATATGAAGAAGCTCAACGGACCATAAATGAACTGGCTACCCAGAAAGCCAAGCTCCTCACTGAGAACGGTGAGTTAGGACGTCAGGTGGAGGAGAAAGAGTGTCTGATATCACAGCTGACAAGAGGGAAGAATTCATACAACCAGCAGGTAGAAGATTTACGCAGACAGTTGGAAGAAGAAGTCAAGGCAAAGAATGCCCTCGCCCATGCTGTACAGTCTGCTCGTCATGACTGTGATCTGCTCCGAGAACAGTTTGAAGAAGAGCAGGAAGCCAAGGCAGAGCTACAGAGAGCTCTGTCCAAATCAAACACTGAGGTCTCAGCATGGAGGACAAAATATGAAACTGATGGGATCCAGAGAACAGAGGAGCTTGAAGAAGCGAAGAAGAAGCTGGTTCAGAGACTGCAGGAAGCAGAGGAGGCCATCGAGGCTGTGAATGCAAAGTGTTCATcccttgaaaaaacaaaacatcgcCTCCAAAATGAGATTGAAGACCTGATGCTGGACCTTGAGAGATCCAGTGCCGCCTCTGCAGCACTAGACAAAAAGCAAAGAGCCTTTGACAAAGTCTTGGCAGAGTGGAAGCAGAAGTATGAGGAGTCACAGTGTGAGCTGGAGGCCTCCCAGAAGGAGGCTCGGTCTCAAGGCACTGAGTTGTTCAAACTGAGAAATGCCTACGAGGAGTGTCTGGACCAACTGGAGAcgatgaagagagaaaacaagaaccTCCAGGAGGAGATTTCAGACCTCACAGACCAGTTAGGAGAGGGTGGCAGAAGTGCTCATGAACTGGAGAAAATGCGGAAGCAGCTTGAACAAGAAAAGGCTGAACTCCAATCAGCACTGGAGGAGGCAGAAGGTTCACTGGAACATGAAGAGAGCAAGATCGTCCGAGCCCAGCTGGAGTTCAACCAAGTGAAGGCTGACCTGGAGCGGAAACTGgcagagaaagatgaagaaatggACCAGGCCAAGAAGAACTATCAGCGTATGCTTGATTCCCTTCAGTCCTCTCTAGAATCTGAGACCAGGAGCCGAAATGAGGCCCTGAGAGTCAAGAAAAAGATGGATGGAGACCTGAATGAGATGGAGATCCAGCTCAGCCAAGCCAATAGGCAGGCAGCTGATGCGCAGAAACAGCTGAAGAGTCTGCAGGCATTCCTAAAGGAAACTCAGCTTCAGCTGGATGACGCACAACATGGCAACGACAACCTGAGGGAAAACATCACTCTGCTGGAACGACGACACAACCTGATCCAGGCCGAGCTGGAGGAGGTGAGGGCTGCCCTCGAGCAGACAGAAAGAAGCCGGAGACTGGCTGAACAGGAGTTGACTGATGCAACGGAGAGAATTCAACTGCTGCACTCCCAGAACACCAGCCTGATCAACCAGAAGAAGAAGCATGAAGCAGACCTCCTCCACCTGCAGAATGAGGTGGAGGAGGCCATACAGGAGAACCGCAATGCTGAAGAGAAGGCAAAGAAGGCCATCACAGATGCAGCTATGATGGCTGAGGAGCTGAAGAAAGAGCAGGACACCAGCGCCCACCTGGAGCGTATGAAGAAGAACATGGAGCAGACCATCAAAGACCTGCAGCATCG contains:
- the myh6 gene encoding myosin-6: MGDTLMAEFGKAAPFLRKSERERLEAQTRPFDIKTQCFVVDNKEEYVKGQIQSKDGGMMTVKKVDGTVVTVKESDVHPQNPPKFDKIEDMAMFTFLHEPAVLFNLKERYAAWMIYTYSGLFCVTVNPYKWLPVYDAEVVAAYRGKKRSEAPPHIFSISDNAYQYMLTDRENQSVLITGESGAGKTVNTKRVIQYFASIAAVGGGGKKDTSKGTLEDQIIQANPALEAFGNAKTLRNDNSSRFGKFIRIHFGTSGKLSSADIETYLLEKSRVTFQLKAERNYHIFYQILSKQKPELLDMLLITNNPYDYSYISQGEVTVASINDSEELMATDSAFDVLGFTSEEKMGVYKLTGAIMHYGNMKFKQKQREEQAEPDGTEAADKSAYLMGLNSADLIKGLCHPRVKVGNEYVTKGQSVDQVYYSIGALAKSVYEKMFNWMVVRINQSLDTKQHRQYFIGVLDIAGFEIFDFNTFEQLCINYTNEKLQQFFNHHMFILEQEEYKKEGIEWEFIDFGMDLQACIDLIEKPLGILSILEEECMFPKASDQTFKSKLYDNHLGKNRMFEKPRAAKGKSEAHFALVHYAGTVDYNISGWLVKNKDPLNETVAGLYQKSSLKLLSQLFSTYSGADGGDKGSGKGAKKKGSSFQTVSALHRENLNKLMTNLKTTHPHFVRCLIPNERKTPGVMDNCLVMHQLRCNGVLEGIRICRKGFPNRVLYGDFKQRYRILNASAIPDGQFIDCKKSAEKLLGSLDIDHTQYKFGHTKVFFKAGLLGTLEEMRDEQLSRIITRIQANARALLMREQFAKLVERRDALMVIQWNLRSFLGVKNWPWMKLFFKIKPLLKSAESEKEMANMKDEFNKMKEALEKSEVRRKELEEKIVTLLQEKNDLTLQIQSEQDTLTDAEERCEQLIKSKIQLEAKLKEMTERLEDEEELNADLTAKKRKLEDECSELKKDIDDLELTLAKVEKEKHATENKVKNLMEEMASQDENIMKLTKEKKALQEAHQQTLDDLQSEEDKANSLTKAKAKLEQQVDDLEGSLEQEKKVRMDLERAKRKLEGDLKLIQEGLMDLENDKQQLEEKLKKEDFEIAQVSSRLEDEQVASVQLQKKLKEHQARIEELEEELDAERAARAKAEKQRCDLSRELEDISERLEEAGGATSAQVELNKKRDAEFQKLRRELEESTLQHEATAATLRKKHADSVAELGEQIDNLQRVKQKLEKEKNELKLELDDLCSNMESVVKAKSNIEKMCRTMEDNMNEYKTKYEEAQRTINELATQKAKLLTENGELGRQVEEKECLISQLTRGKNSYNQQVEDLRRQLEEEVKAKNALAHAVQSARHDCDLLREQFEEEQEAKAELQRALSKSNTEVSAWRTKYETDGIQRTEELEEAKKKLVQRLQEAEEAIEAVNAKCSSLEKTKHRLQNEIEDLMLDLERSSAASAALDKKQRAFDKVLAEWKQKYEESQCELEASQKEARSQGTELFKLRNAYEECLDQLETMKRENKNLQEEISDLTDQLGEGGRSAHELEKMRKQLEQEKAELQSALEEAEGSLEHEESKIVRAQLEFNQVKADLERKLAEKDEEMDQAKKNYQRMLDSLQSSLESETRSRNEALRVKKKMDGDLNEMEIQLSQANRQAADAQKQLKSLQAFLKETQLQLDDAQHGNDNLRENITLLERRHNLIQAELEEVRAALEQTERSRRLAEQELTDATERIQLLHSQNTSLINQKKKHEADLLHLQNEVEEAIQENRNAEEKAKKAITDAAMMAEELKKEQDTSAHLERMKKNMEQTIKDLQHRLDEAEQIAMKGGKKQLQKLEARIKELENELEAEQKRGAESIKGIRKYERRMKELTYQTEEDRKNLSRLQDLVDKLQLKVKSYKHAAEEAEETANANMAKLRKLQHELEEAEERADIAESQVNKLRAKTRDGSSKKGLDE